From a region of the Rhinopithecus roxellana isolate Shanxi Qingling chromosome 8, ASM756505v1, whole genome shotgun sequence genome:
- the IL20 gene encoding interleukin-20, which yields MKASSLAFSLLSAAFYLLWTPSTGLKTLNLGSCVIATNLQEIRNGFSEIRGSVQAKDGNTDIRILRRTESLQDTKPGDQCCLLRHLLRLYLDRVFKNYQTPDHYTLRKISSLANSFLTIKKDLQLCHAHMTCHCGEEAMKKYGQILSHFEELEPQAAVVKALGELDILLQWMEETE from the exons ATGAAAGCCTCTAGTCTTGCCTTCAGCCTTCTCTCTGCTGCGTTTTACCTCCTATGGACTCCTTCCACTGGACTGAAGACACTCAATTTGGGAAGCTGTGTGATCGCCACAAACCTTCAGGAAATACGAAATGGATTTTCTGAGATACGGGGCAGTGTG CAAGCCAAAGATGGAAACACTGACATCAGAATCTTAAGGAGGACTGAGTCTTTGCAAGACACAAAG ccTGGGGATCAGTGCTGTCTTCTACGCCATTTGCTAAGACTCTACCTGGACAGAGTATTTAAAAACTACCAGACCCCCGACCATTATACTCTCCGGAAGATCAGCAGCCTCGCCAATTCCTTTCTTACCATCAAGAAGGACCTCCAGCTCTGT CATGCCCACATGACATGCCATTGTGGGGAGGAAGCAATGAAGAAATACGGCCAGATTCTGAGTCACTTTGAAGAG CTGGAGCCTCAGGCAGCAGTTGTGAAGGCTTTGGGGGAACTAGACATTCTTCTGCAATGGATGGAGGAGACAGAATAG